The nucleotide sequence CGGCGACATTGAGAGAACCATCCAACTTCAGTACATTCTGATTCACCACGATGTCATCGTCCAAGTATGCACAGGGAGAAGTATTCTTCGAAAAGCCGTCTGTACCGTTCACAATCGCAGCAAAACCATACAGGTCGGATTCATCCTTGATGACATAGCAACCATCTTCATCTTTTGACGGTTCCTTTTTCTCAAACCATTTTGCATAAAGAACGACATCCCCAGATTCTCCAGAATCAATTTCATACAGGCGATCCCCTTTAAAGTCCTTGTCTTTGTACCACCCTCTAAAAATGGCCCCGCTACGCGTCACATTTTTAGGCAACACGACACTTTTCCCCTCCACATAAGACAAAACTTCATCGTCAATACTGACATCTCCGCTACCGGTCTGGTAAGAAATTTTATAGACCGGAGTGTACCTCGCCCAGAATTCCTGTTCACCGCTAGCCGTCGCCGGAATAAATTTCACCGAATTTCCCTTGAATTCGGCATTGTCATACCAACCAGAAAACACATAGTCTTCACGGAAAACCAAAGGAAGGTCATATCTGTAACCGGGCACATAATCTTCCGGCAGAACCGTGACATCCCCCTCATAGGTGTGCAAACTCATTTTTTCAAAAACTTGGGGTAAATCCCCCGTTATGCTTCCAGAAAAATCAGGCGCAGGATTTTCTCCAACAACCTGTCCCCAAATGGAGGCATCCAGCCCTTCGTAATAGTAATTGTGCAACAGGTAGGCAACCGTTCCATCGGTCATCATTTTTTCAGGAACTTCGATTCCGTGAATGTCACTAATTCCATCTTTCTGATAATAGACGTTGGCATAGGTGAAATTTTCAGCCTTGTCCTTGCCCGCATAAAGTCCTAAAATCGAGCCGACATTTTCGTATTCTTCTATTAACGGCGAAATGATTCCCACATTATAAGCGTTCACCAGCAACACGGAACTTCCGCTCAAGGATCCCACAATTCCGCCCATAACATTATGACCAACGACATACCCCTGATTATAGAGATTTTTCAGTTCCACATTGCCACTTGCCTGGCCAACGATCCCCCCTGCAATTGACTTGTCTTCAAGTTCATTGAAGGCTTCCACCACACCCACACTAAAGGCATTGGTAATCGTTGCCGAAATTCCAGACAAGAGCCCCACAATTCCACCCACAACATGCTTTGCTGCGACATATCCCGTATTGACGCTATTTCCAATTTGGACATTCCCAACAGCAAGAGCGACAATTCCTCCCGCTGTATTCCCTTTCGCCTCAATTCGAGAATCATTGCGAACATTGTAGATTATTACCGGGGCTTCTCCAGTGGCATATACATTACCGGCAATGAGTCCAACAGAAGATTTTCCCCTTAAATAAGAATTCATTATGCGCACATTCTTGACAGAAACGTCGGAGTCATTTTCCTCCGCAACAATGTTGCTGAACAAGCCGACATTAACACTAGAGGTGTCATTGAAATAAAGCCCCATTATCCTATATCCCTGACCATCAAAGGATCCTCGATAATTCTTGATGGGCGTCCACGGGATAAATTCTGCAGTATCCGCTACATTAAGTTCTCCGTCGGAGTTCAAGACACCTTCATTCACAAAAATGGATTTTCCGATTCTTGCGCACGCCGTCTGCTTCGGGGCGACATTTTCAGATCCATTTACGATAGCCGCAAAGCCGTAAAGTTCTTCCTTGCTCGTAATAAAGTAGCACCCTTCCAACGTAACCGGAGTTTTGGGGGTAATCGTTCCTGCGGCTTCCGCAAGTACGGCAAGCAATGCCACAATCCCCCAAAACGTCTTTATTCTAGACATCTCTCTTAACCTCAAGTAAATCTTGTCGATAAGTATAGATAAAAAATGAGAAATCATCTTTGGAGCGACCAAGAATATTTTCTATATTCCCCGCCATGACTAAAAGACGCGTAGTAATCACAGGTATGGGAGCGGTGACTCCCGTTGGCAAGAACATTAACGATTTTTGGGCAGCTATTCGCGCAGGCAAGTGCGGTGTCGGCCCCATCACCCTTTTTGACGCAAGCAGCTGTCCGGTAAAGATTGCGGCCGAAGTCAAGGATTTCAAGCCCGAAGAACACGACATTGACCCCAAGGAAGCCCGCCGCATGGCCCGCTTCACGCAGTTCCTGCTCGCCGCCTCCAAGGAAGCGGTCGCAGACGCAAGCCTTACGCCCGAAGACCTCGCTGCCGACACAACCGGCATTGTCGCAGGTACCGGCCTCGGTGGCCTCGACATCGTCGATTCTACCTACACGCAGTACATGAACGGTGGCAAGCGCAAGGTTTCGCCCCTCGCCATGCCGCAGCTGATCCCGAACGAAGCGGGCGCAAACGTTTCTATCGCGCTGGGCATCACGGGCCAGGCCCACACGGTCTGCACCGCCTGCGCTTCGGGCACCGACGCTATCGGTGTCGCCCTCGACGCTATTCGCTCGGGTCGCTTGGATATCTGCCTTGCCGGCGGTTCCGAAAGCGGCATTACCGATTACAGCATCAAGAGCTTCGCCGGCATGCACGCCCTTACAGACAAATTCAACGACTGTCCGGAAAAGGCGTCTCGCCCGTTTGACTTGAACCGCTCCGGATTCGTGATGGGTGAAGGCGGTGCCGTGATGATTCTCGAAGAACTGGAACACGCCAAGGCCCGCGGCGCCAAGATTTACGCCGAACTCGCCGGCTACGGCGCTTCTGCCGACGCATACCATATCACCAGCCCGCGCCCGGGTGGAGAAACCTGCGCGAAGGCACTTACCCGCGCCATCAAGGACGCAGGCATTGCCCCGACGGACATCGACTACTACAACGCTCACGGTACCTCGACGCACTTGAACGATGCCACCGAAACCGCAATGCTCAAGGTCGCCCTCGGCGAACACGCCTACAAGATCAAGGTGTCTAGCACCAAGAGCATGACGGGCCACTGCGTGGGTGCCGCCGGCGTGTGCGAAGCCATTGTCTCGACTCTTGCGATTCGCGACTCGTTCTACCCCGCCACCATCAACTACGAGACTCCGGATCCGGAATGCGACCTGGATTACGTCCCGAACAAGGGTGTCGAAGGGAATATCGACGTCGCCGCCTCCGCCTCTCTCGGCTTCGGCGGTCACAATGGTGTCGTGATTATCAAGAAATATAACGGCTAAGCTTGTTCATCAAGCCAGCAGCTGGCATTTTTATCGACGCTTAGCTTTGCTAAGCCTGCTCATCTAGCCAGCGCTGAAGAATGATGGCGGCAGCGAGTTGATCGATGACCGCCTTATTCTTTTGCTTTTTCTTCTTGCTAAAGTAAGAGGTCTTTTCTTGCGCCTGCACGCTGGAATACGATTCATCCTGCGTGTACACGGGCATGCCCGGGAAACGCGTTTTCAAGTCATCGATGAACTTTTCCACCACCACGTTCTTGCCGTCCTTGCGGCCATCGGGGTGATACGGCATTCCCACTACAAAGGCATCTACCTTGTTGATTTTCACCAGTTCATCCAGTCGCACGAACAGGTTTGTAGTCTTCTGGTCAATCGTTTCTCGCGAAAAAGCCATCCGGAATTCGGAATCGGCAAATGCGACCCCGACGCGGTGTTCACCATAGTCTAAAGCAAGGTAGTTCATAGAGCGCAATATAGCAAATGGGAGAAAAAATGTT is from uncultured Fibrobacter sp. and encodes:
- a CDS encoding InlB B-repeat-containing protein — translated: MSRIKTFWGIVALLAVLAEAAGTITPKTPVTLEGCYFITSKEELYGFAAIVNGSENVAPKQTACARIGKSIFVNEGVLNSDGELNVADTAEFIPWTPIKNYRGSFDGQGYRIMGLYFNDTSSVNVGLFSNIVAEENDSDVSVKNVRIMNSYLRGKSSVGLIAGNVYATGEAPVIIYNVRNDSRIEAKGNTAGGIVALAVGNVQIGNSVNTGYVAAKHVVGGIVGLLSGISATITNAFSVGVVEAFNELEDKSIAGGIVGQASGNVELKNLYNQGYVVGHNVMGGIVGSLSGSSVLLVNAYNVGIISPLIEEYENVGSILGLYAGKDKAENFTYANVYYQKDGISDIHGIEVPEKMMTDGTVAYLLHNYYYEGLDASIWGQVVGENPAPDFSGSITGDLPQVFEKMSLHTYEGDVTVLPEDYVPGYRYDLPLVFREDYVFSGWYDNAEFKGNSVKFIPATASGEQEFWARYTPVYKISYQTGSGDVSIDDEVLSYVEGKSVVLPKNVTRSGAIFRGWYKDKDFKGDRLYEIDSGESGDVVLYAKWFEKKEPSKDEDGCYVIKDESDLYGFAAIVNGTDGFSKNTSPCAYLDDDIVVNQNVLKLDGSLNVADSAEFIHWIPINGFTGVFDGRGHSVSGLYVKCDSVRDAYDGYRGYGFFGSLGIVGSYKKPIVVKNIGIEASYFEVKGDFDQVGALVGIANGNARTAYSYIEISNCYNRSTVKAVRYLGGIVGVIGQYSNTYIENCYNTGLIDGEHDETGGLVGFIKYDARVSIVNCYNVGCVMSDSLQLDDDALVGVVRSDIDVTNCYYLKVSGDKTVYGMAAKWEQFANGDVAYALHDGKNGSIWGQNVGLEPLPNFCGEIKNYTLDESSSSVASSSSSSAVKSSSSEAKSSSSSKAKSSSSVKAKSSSSRSAKSSSSRKKLVLYCDGKECSDALLETWEAPRFQVIVAGRNVLVSGARNGSSYAVLDIQGQVLATGRVGGSGFSVVLPHSGNFLIRIDRQIQRIAVK
- the ruvX gene encoding Holliday junction resolvase RuvX — translated: MNYLALDYGEHRVGVAFADSEFRMAFSRETIDQKTTNLFVRLDELVKINKVDAFVVGMPYHPDGRKDGKNVVVEKFIDDLKTRFPGMPVYTQDESYSSVQAQEKTSYFSKKKKQKNKAVIDQLAAAIILQRWLDEQA
- the fabF gene encoding beta-ketoacyl-ACP synthase II, which produces MTKRRVVITGMGAVTPVGKNINDFWAAIRAGKCGVGPITLFDASSCPVKIAAEVKDFKPEEHDIDPKEARRMARFTQFLLAASKEAVADASLTPEDLAADTTGIVAGTGLGGLDIVDSTYTQYMNGGKRKVSPLAMPQLIPNEAGANVSIALGITGQAHTVCTACASGTDAIGVALDAIRSGRLDICLAGGSESGITDYSIKSFAGMHALTDKFNDCPEKASRPFDLNRSGFVMGEGGAVMILEELEHAKARGAKIYAELAGYGASADAYHITSPRPGGETCAKALTRAIKDAGIAPTDIDYYNAHGTSTHLNDATETAMLKVALGEHAYKIKVSSTKSMTGHCVGAAGVCEAIVSTLAIRDSFYPATINYETPDPECDLDYVPNKGVEGNIDVAASASLGFGGHNGVVIIKKYNG